ccctggtgtctggccttAGCCTGCCCTCATTGACATCTGTGTAAGTCAGgaataaccccactgaagtcaaccgaGTCACACAAGGATAAGGCAGTGTGAGGACAGAATCAGGCACGCTGGGCCACAGCTTGCCAGTGGTGACACCCATGCAAACCCACCGAAGTCCTGAATCTTACTGAATTCACTGGCGTTGATCTCTTgtgactgagggcagaatttggccttgtgtgCTTTCTGGAAGCCACAGAGAATTCAAGGAGTACCACGGAGAAAGCCAGTGTTTGCATTCCCTGAAATTTCCCAAGCTCCCTTTAATTCAAAAGCATCCATACCTCACTCTCCTGCACTCTCCTCTGTATTCTTTATGGCCCTGACAGAGTCAGAAAATCTGTTTATTTTCTGCCCTATTGTTTTGTTCCAGGCCACCTAGGAAAATGACTTGACACCCTACAAATCCCTCTCCTTGTTGTGTCTCCATTCTGCCTCAGCTTTACACCATTATTCAGTGTCATGCACCCTCCTCCCAAGACACGCTACTTGTTCTAAGATTTCTTCAGATCTAGGGATACTGTAGCCTGGCTGTATAATGTTATGGTTAACTGAGGCTACCAGAGCCTGAAGTCAGGCCTTTAAACCAGGTTCTTCAGAAAGATTCTGTTATGAACCTCCTCAGGGTAAATACATCCGACTCAGCACATCTCATGAGATTCTAATGAGGAAGTGTCCTGAGAATGCTGTAGTGTGGAAATTTCACAACAGTCTTTGCAGCCTTTACTGGCAGCATTACCTCAGCTGATTTATTTTGGGTAAGTTAAAAGATCATTGGGTGATTTCCCTGAAACTGGGATTCCCCTCACACCCCAAAGCCCAGCTCTACATGGACCAATGTCTTGTGCTGATGAAGTTAACTTTGATAGGAAGCTACCCAGTGGGCGTTAATGACACAGGCAGGTCACCTTTCATTATTCCTACCTAGCAATTGGGTTCCTGTTTACACGGTGCCCAGTCCCTAAAGACTGAGTGGAGGCTGCCAGGATTCATGCCATTTACCAAGTTTGCAAGGAATCAAAGCATAAGCAAACTGGCCAAGGATTGGGACACTTTAGTCCTCCCCTCCCCTAGGCAGAGTTAGTGCTAAGCTTTGCACAGCCAGTCCCATTAGCCATCGCCTCCAAGGCCCAGGCAGAGATGGAAGTGTTTCCTTCCGCGGGCAAGCGAGTACTTACATGGGGATCCCACACAGGGTGACGTGTGCCCACGTTAGAAGTGCCCTCACTTCATATACTCCCCTTCGCTTACATAGTCCATAAAAGACCCTGACAACTCAGCAAAATCTTCCAACACAAGACTGGTAGAGTCCTCACCCAGCAGGGCACTGTCAGGCCGGGTCACCTTGGggtgggcaggaggaggaggaggggctgaggcAGCTGTCTGGACAAAGGTGGGCATCAGACGATGGGGCACGGCCCGCTCCTCCCACTCTTCCAGCTCCTTCtctccctcagcatctgaggAGGCGGGTCCCAGGACGTGGTACAGGCTGGGTAAGCGGATGTCAAAGCGCAGGCCGAACTTAGTGAAGACCTTATCGTTGAGGGCGTACAGCTTCTCCGAGATGTCGTAGCCGAGGAAGGCCGAGAAGAGGCGGGCGATGTAGCGATCTTTTGCCAACAGGAGGTAGAGCTTCCTTCTTGGCCAGGTGATATAATTGCAGTCCGTCTCTGCTGTCAACGTGACCTACAGAGGAAGGAGCGGGGAAGTGAGCACAATAAGCCACACTGAGCAGACTTTGGTTCCGTCACTTTAAAGtatggttctgctctgaaaaggaaCCGGGGTTTCTTTTCCACCACAGAGCTGCTCTCTGTGTGTAGGAGAGTCGGCGCTGCTGAGTTTATAGACTAAATAGGGCTTTTATTGCTTTCCGGTCCTGTTTTCTCCATGCAGAGCCAGTACGGCTCAGAGAGAGGGAGCTGCAGTCTGCTCCTTCCTGTGCATCATTAACACAAATGTTCAGTGAATTCCACATGCAGAGCCAACCCTGCCACCCTCTCATCTTCAAATTATGCCCCCATTTGTACCCATGCAATGCCACTGAAAAGACTAGAGTAGCACAAGTGGCATTGTGAGccttccttttctgcagaactgttacCATTGGGGAGAATAATTGATTTCAGGGGGGAGAGCTACATATAAAAACCGGTGGCTCTGTATTCCCCTCACTTGTTAGCTGGATGGAAGGTGTGCATGGTTTCAGAATGGCTGGGAAATGGAAAATTAAACAAAGCTTTCTTTTGGAGGGCGGCACCACTTGTCACCAGCTCGAGGGAAGGCAGGTGCTGCAGGCTGCATTCAAGTTTCCTAGATTGTTTTAGACAGTGGGGTCTCTCAACTCATTCCGTTGGATACCCCCCAGGCTACCACCTCTGGGGTACAACACAagagctgtttaacagtgcactgCAACACACGCCAGTTCAGGACAGCGAGGGAGGAAGGCTAGCGTATGCATTTGATACTGAGGGGGGTATTGCAGGAAGCAGAGCAAAATTATCTGAGTTGGAAGTTGGCCAGAACATTAGGGGTTTAACagaaagtttgggtttttttaaaatcttgcccaGGGGAAAACAGGCTCTTTTTCGTGCTGTGGTATGGGGAAACATGTCAAAGGACCAAGCCTTCTTAGGCTGGAGCAAAGTGTGGCACGTCAAAGTGTAACTGAGACACAGCTATGTGAACAAGTGTTACAGCTGGGCCAAAATATCCTGGGGCCTCCCTGTGCGCTGCATACACAGGTGTCTCAATGGCCAAAAaccatggcaggggctgctgggaagcCAAACAAGGCTGAGCTGCAGTGTGCGTCCTTGGGTTTGATATTTAATGCCACTGCCATGCAAGCAGCTGCCTTATGAAATACAGGAGGTAGAATATGAGAACTTCCCTGAGATGGGCTGTGAGTGAGTCAGGGTCATGCTGAAACTTAAAGTATCAGAGCCTCATTTTCCTAACAGTCAATTGAATCGCACCTGAAACAGCCCTCTTTCTCTCACAATGCATAAAGTGAAATAGAGTaataaccctcccccaccccgaggtCCTTACAGGGCAGCCAGACAGactcactcacactctctctctctctctctcgctgcaCCATCAGGCCTCATAGTTCAATGTTCTGGGGAAATACTGTAACTATGAAACCTGATCCAGTTCAGACTGCAAGCCAGCTGCTCTCTGAGTAGAAGACAAATCCAGGTCAGAATCCAGGCGGCAACCAGATCCTGTCACAGCTAATTAATCTTCTGCCATTCTCCATTCTGCACCAAAGTGAAACAATTGAGCCCAACAGTGGAGGAGGAACTTAGACAAGgaaattctcccccacccccaaggaagGCCCCGAATAGAAATGTCCGCTTTTATCCAAAATGTTTTTAGAGCAATGAATTAGATCTGTTGTTTGCGTTTGAAGGTACAGTAACTAGATTTGAATATAAAATATCCCCTttttctctccccacttcccctccctgaGCTTCCCTGCCTgagaatcatcatcatcatcatcaaaaactcagatttttgaaaaatcagctatttaaatctttaCTGTCACTGTCACCCTttcccacagcagcagcacacaATTCTGCAATTCTTGTGAGGTTTCCCCTCTCATTGTGCAACACATTAATGCTGGTATTAAAAATCGCCATAATGGAAGCAGACCAGTGATCTATCTAGTCAAACATGCTGTCTCCCTGCCAATCAGATCCAGATCAATGATGCTGCTACTCTGGAATCCTAGGGTCAACCACAGCCAATTCTGggtgtttcagaggaaggcagaaaTATGATAATGCATCTGATCATGCAATGCTGTACTATatcatggtgggggtgggggaggaatgtcTTCCAGACCTAGCTGTGTGACCTGCTGAGAGCTCAAAGCCTGAGAATTAACAACGCTTCTCTGGCCCTCTCCACTATCTTCCATCTTCCCCCTCTCCACTCTCTCCTGCACATGTACAAAGCAGTAAAGCCCAAGTCTGAGCAGTAGAGCTGCCAGGTGGTTGCGCTGAGTTACCTGGAATGTTCCCTCCTCAGAAGGTCGCAGTGACTCCCACTCTGGGGAGTCCAGGAACTGGTAGGGGAAGACATAGTGCAGGAACTGTCCATCCTGGCTCACTCTGATCCTAGACAGAGAACAGGAGAATGATGGGCTTAGGCCAGAAAAGGGCTGGTAGGTGAACCAGTGTAACCTGTACAGAATCTTCTCAAAGAAGCTACATATACTCCATCCCTGtgtcagtgcaggattgttccctagtGTATATTTGTCTGGTGTCTTCTCCAGTCTAGTTACAAAAGTCCCAGTTAATGAAGTTAATATCCCTTCTCTTGGGAAATTGTTAATAGGCTAACATGTCTTTCCTGATACTCAGCCCTCTCTTTTCCCATTTTCCCTCTCTTATTGTCATCACATTACTCCTTTGGCTCATTCTAAACCATTCCTCCTATCCTGGGGGTTTCTCCTCTTCAGCTACTTGGAGATGGTTAGTATGACTGCTCCTCAGCCGTCATCAGGACAAACTCTTCGTACCAATTTCTTTTCACCTCTCCTTCCAGTCCActgaccatttttgttgccctttcctcaACTCCTTTCAacttatccacatctttcctacaaCAATACCCAAAACTAAACCCCAGTGTAGTTGCATCAGGGCCGTATAGGAAGGATCTATGCCCCCATGCTCCATGGTGTGATGCCTCTATTTATAAAGCCCAAAATCAAATTGGCTGTTGCTGCAGCCATATCACACAGCAAATCCAGACTTTGCTGTCCACTATCATTCAGTTTCTTTAGGTCTCACTGCCTTCCATGTATCCCTCTCCCTTATTGCCACCGCAGCTGACCAACAAAGTTAAGGTCAAACTTGTGACCAGCACTGGTTCAAGCCTACAAGAGGTAGAAAGCCAGGTATTGCAGTTCAGGCACAGGATTTGgagtctggagacctgggttttgttcctggctctgccatttagTTGTGTGTGCTGGGGCAAGTCTCttcccatctctgtgcctcaattttcccatctgAACAATGGCCATAGTGATTCTTCTGTCTCCCAGGGTAGCTGGGAGGTTCAATTcgttcatgtttgtaaagtagTTGGAGCTCTTGAGATTGAATGAACCAGAGAAGGGCAAACTATTGTTATCTGAGCTTCCTAATCTGAACTCAGTACTTCTGAggttcatagatcatagaatcatagaataccagggttggaagggacctcaggaggtcatctagtccaaccccctgctcaaagcaggaccaatcaccaatttttgccccagatctctaaatggccccctcaaggattgaactcacaaccctgagtttaccaggccaatgctcaaaccactgaggtatCCCTCCCCTCTTGCTCCTTTTAGACTACTGCTAGTGTGGAACCCTGAAATAGCCTGCACAATAATGAAATAGTCAAGGCCCCTGCACTCCCTTTCTGTACAACAGCATGCAGAGTGGAGCACAGTAGTGCTCCACTGCAGCCTTTCCCCCATTCTCCTACCCATCACCACAGCCTGCAGGGATAGCAAGGTCTGGCATGGAGAGGCCAGAAGAGGGAACTGGGGGTCTAGCGCCAGACCTGTGGAGCACATGACTCAGACTCACCCTCCATGCTACCCCCACATCCGTGGCAGTATGGCAGGACCAATAGCTTTGATGTAATTAGCTAACTTCCTTCAGCAGCACTCTGACCCCATGAAGGGGAGTCACAGAGCCCTCAGTGAGAAGTAAGACAGTATTAACTCTCCACTGACTTTACCAGTAGGTTAGCTACAGTTTTGAAGCAGGCTGCTGGATGCAGACCGTTGGCAGGGGGACAGATATTTGGCAGTACCCCCACTTAGCCACTTTCTCCCACTGCATTTTCTCTGTGGATTTGCTCCCCTTCACATTGCGCAGCAAGGGGCTGCaatcagggtggggaagggagcatATGGGCCTTAGTCACTGACTTTTTCCTTATTCAAAGAGAGCAGATTAtctgccacaccccaacccccccttAGCGTAACCTTAAACCAGAACTCTTCCGCAGTTAAAATGGGAGACATGGTCTGAGCAAAGCCCTGGGAATTAGGATTTCTAGCTTCTAGTCACAGTTCAGCCACCACAGACCTCCTAAATGAACTAGGGCTTCGCCactctgcgcctcagtttcctgtGTAAaatggtgggggtcgggggggagtCACGGTGG
The nucleotide sequence above comes from Caretta caretta isolate rCarCar2 chromosome 1, rCarCar1.hap1, whole genome shotgun sequence. Encoded proteins:
- the POPDC2 gene encoding popeye domain-containing protein 2 isoform X1, with product MSGNSTPWDQILFQPPLCEGWKQNAEGAAYHLGNCILLLGYMGGSGIFGSIYIFSLLTTGYICYTLWGWLDACGLDIFMWNMLLVMACLLQLAHLIYRLRKDTFLEEFDLLYKTLCQPLQVPFEVYKEIVKCCEEQVLSLARDQNYAVEGKTPINRLSLLLSGRIRVSQDGQFLHYVFPYQFLDSPEWESLRPSEEGTFQVTLTAETDCNYITWPRRKLYLLLAKDRYIARLFSAFLGYDISEKLYALNDKVFTKFGLRFDIRLPSLYHVLGPASSDAEGEKELEEWEERAVPHRLMPTFVQTAASAPPPPPAHPKVTRPDSALLGEDSTSLVLEDFAELSGSFMDYVSEGEYMK